Proteins co-encoded in one Arachis hypogaea cultivar Tifrunner chromosome 13, arahy.Tifrunner.gnm2.J5K5, whole genome shotgun sequence genomic window:
- the LOC112737796 gene encoding uncharacterized protein: MPERDDKGWDFYLRTLSNSSRDSNTANDPASDPSLLHSVKKLYEICKSKNSEDLVARVYPHVNKIFHRAVASRSQSRTSNGLLLLAILQFFLDFGEVVLHDADPSLRTFFRSCLSREFADPVVAEATVEFIVSNKKKLLSSFPNLLPQFFPLLLKLIAWNGERLEKQFSKAFPGLMSPGSFIPLFPYLIDLPILVVALERVEKSSGPLIGNSIASIQQNTAPKMLLALMDEAYTGSTIEDGGGDFESDDNSAIDVSDPLFLELLKDENDGIAERPWSSPVMATLLQAAANSPYSDRLKAVLSMAPHLLDVYFSIALRDVNDSLICALIPLLMSRFATIFPDKVFSYEVRNRLLEFMLSTFQHSPNFIALLKKPIMDRLGEAYDSPEKTELALQLCWAIGEHGGGGESHKDEARELFESLELLLYENLSSSRLGMTQEVSLGPDKNNYRRSSQSRLLCFVITAISKLATHHRELAPRARVSLGKVARSRISDVRVWRRACDFLALMNDPAICASILGPSRSSTGKVGSINWNEGATKMIAHVPFYILGEQEGPPFNDFSFSDILPGR; the protein is encoded by the exons ATGCCGGAGCGAGACGACAAAGGTTGGGACTTCTACCTCCGAACGCTCTCCAACAGCTCCAGAGACTCCAACACTGCCAACGACCCCGCTTCCGATCCCTCTCTTCTTCATTCC GTGAAGAAGCTTTACGAAATTTGCAAGTCTAAGAATTCGGAGGACTTGGTAGCTAGGGTTTATCCGCATGTTAACAAGATCTTCCATCGAGCCGTCGCTTCCCGTTCTCAATCTCGAACCTCCAACGGCCTTCTCTTATTG GCAATTCTTCAGTTTTTTCTAGACTTTGGAGAGGTTGTTCTTCATGATGCTGATCCTAGTCTTAGGACATTTTTTCGTTCGTGTTTGAGCAG AGAGTTTGCTGATCCGGTTGTGGCAGAAGCAACTGTCGAATTTATCGTTTCCAACAAGAAGAAGCTTCTAAGTTCTTTCCCTAACTTATTGCCTCAG TTTTTTCCTTTGTTGTTGAAACTGATCGCTTGGAATGGTGAAAG ATTAGAGAAACAATTTTCGAAAGCTTTCCCTGGATTGATGTCACCTGGATCATTTATTCCGTTATTCCCATATTTAATAGACTTGCCGA TTCTGGTAGTGGCATTGGAGAGGGTGGAAAAAAGCTCAGGACCACTTATTGGAAATAGCATAGCTTCGATTCAGCAGAATACTGCTCCTAAG ATGCTACTTGCCCTTATGGATGAAGCCTACACTGGTTCAACAATAGAAGATGGTGGAGGAGATTTTGAATCTGACGATAACAGTGCAATTGATGTATCTGATCCTTTGTTCCTCGAGCTTTTAAAGGATGAAAATGATGGTATCGCT GAACGTCCTTGGTCATCTCCAGTGATGGCAACTCTATTGCAGGCTGCTGCTAATAGTCCTTACTCTGATAGGCTGAAAGCAGTACTTAGCATGGCACCCCATCTTCTTGATGTTTACTTCTCTATAGCATTGCGTGATGTCAATGACT CTCTGATCTGTGCATTGATTCCCCTTCTTATGTCAAGATTTGCTACCATATTTCCGGATAAAGTATTTTCTTATGAG GTCCGAAACCGGCTTTTGGAGTTTATGCTTTCTACTTTTCAGCATTCTCCAAACTTCATTGCTCTTCTAAAG AAACCTATAATGGACAGACTTGGAGAAGCTTATGACAGCCCAGAAAAG ACAGAATTGGCATTGCAATTATGCTGGGCCATTGGAGAGCATGGTGGAGGTGGTGAATCTCACAAAGACGAAGCTCGTGAGCTTTTTGAGAGTTTAGAACTCCTTTTGTATGAAAACCTTTCCTCTAG TCGTCTCGGCATGACACAGGAGGTGTCCCTTGGTCCTGATAAGAATAACTACAGACGGTCATCACAATCGAGGCTTCTATGTTTTGTTATAACAGCCATTTCAAAGCTTGCTACACACCATCGCGAATTAGCACCAAGAGCACGTGTATCCTTGGGCAAG GTGGCCCGTTCTCGAATTTCAGATGTGAGGGTGTGGAGACGTGCATGCGATTTCCTGGCTCTGATGAATGATCCTGCTATATGCGCATCCATATTGGGGCCTTCACGGTCTTCAACAGGCAAAGTTGGCAGCATAAATTGGAATGAAGGTGCAACAAAGATGATTGCACACGTTCCTTTTTACATTCTAGGGGAACAAGAAG